A single region of the Pontibacter kalidii genome encodes:
- the thiL gene encoding thiamine-phosphate kinase, whose protein sequence is MSEYTPLSAVGEFGLIRKINEKIELRNDSTVKGIGDDAAVLQPKEKQLVVTSDMLLEGVHFDLSFCPLKHLGYKAVAVNVSDVAAMNAKPTQITVNIALGARFTVEAVEELYEGIRLACDNYKVDLVGGDTTSSAAGLVISVTALGEAAADQVVYRNGAKVNDLVCVTGDLGAAYMGLQILEREKQAFMANPDMQPELENKQYIVGRQLRPEARMDVIYDLKERGIQPTAMIDISDGLASELFHICSQSKVGATVYKDNLPADPQMLETALEFNIDPLTCIMNGGEDYELLFTVPLTAYDELKNHPDITIIGKITEESDGVNLATKSGQVFPLKAQGWSHF, encoded by the coding sequence ATGAGCGAATATACTCCTTTAAGTGCCGTGGGCGAGTTTGGCCTGATCCGGAAGATAAACGAGAAAATCGAGCTGCGCAACGATTCCACGGTTAAAGGCATCGGCGACGATGCGGCCGTGCTGCAGCCGAAGGAAAAGCAGTTGGTGGTAACGTCGGACATGCTGCTGGAAGGCGTGCACTTCGACCTGTCGTTTTGCCCGCTGAAGCACCTGGGCTACAAGGCCGTGGCCGTAAACGTATCCGATGTGGCCGCCATGAACGCCAAGCCCACCCAAATAACGGTGAACATTGCCTTGGGTGCCCGCTTTACTGTGGAGGCCGTGGAAGAGTTGTACGAAGGTATCCGTTTGGCCTGCGACAACTATAAAGTAGACCTGGTGGGTGGCGACACGACCTCCTCCGCAGCCGGACTGGTGATCAGCGTTACCGCGCTTGGCGAGGCTGCTGCGGACCAGGTCGTGTACCGCAACGGCGCCAAGGTGAACGACCTGGTGTGCGTAACCGGCGATCTGGGGGCAGCTTACATGGGCCTTCAGATTCTGGAGCGCGAGAAGCAGGCATTTATGGCCAACCCCGACATGCAGCCGGAACTGGAGAACAAGCAGTACATCGTGGGCCGCCAGCTACGACCGGAGGCACGCATGGATGTGATTTACGACCTGAAGGAGCGCGGCATTCAGCCAACTGCTATGATCGACATTTCAGACGGGCTGGCCTCAGAGCTGTTCCATATCTGCAGCCAGTCCAAGGTAGGAGCCACAGTATACAAGGATAACCTGCCAGCCGACCCGCAGATGCTGGAGACAGCGCTGGAGTTCAACATCGACCCGCTTACCTGCATCATGAACGGCGGCGAGGACTATGAACTGCTCTTTACGGTGCCACTCACAGCCTACGACGAGCTTAAAAACCACCCGGACATCACCATCATCGGCAAAATAACCGAGGAAAGCGACGGCGTGAATCTGGCTACCAAATCCGGTCAGGTGTTCCCGCTGAAAGCACAGGGCTGGAGCCATTTTTAA
- a CDS encoding DUF4403 family protein, whose product MEDSVRVYVPVSVSYPALEGVLKNQLIGEYIPKQEEGTDAPPYAQILDVGISGSNSGPQEVILRIKIRILRTMLKRDNVDLYVLASLGYDNATQQLYVQQFHLTSRTTSGFFNTGLEVLVNKVAYSQVLRKARVNVGSIIAAELAKANGMLQEGLQLKGVKLTGAVHEVRVQDIAPLPDQVRLAVELRADVEAQVLSLVDLLPPKV is encoded by the coding sequence ATGGAAGATTCCGTAAGAGTTTATGTGCCTGTCTCCGTCTCCTACCCCGCCCTGGAAGGTGTGCTGAAAAACCAGCTGATCGGTGAATATATCCCGAAGCAGGAGGAAGGAACAGACGCGCCACCTTACGCGCAGATCCTGGATGTGGGCATTAGCGGAAGCAACTCAGGCCCGCAGGAAGTAATTCTTAGAATTAAAATCAGGATACTCCGCACCATGCTGAAGCGTGACAACGTGGACCTGTATGTATTGGCCAGCCTGGGGTATGATAATGCTACGCAGCAGCTTTACGTACAGCAGTTCCACCTGACATCCAGAACAACCAGCGGCTTTTTCAACACCGGCCTGGAGGTGCTGGTAAACAAGGTCGCCTACAGCCAGGTCCTCCGGAAGGCAAGGGTAAATGTAGGGAGCATTATTGCAGCAGAGCTGGCAAAAGCCAATGGCATGCTGCAGGAGGGGCTACAGCTAAAGGGCGTTAAACTGACAGGCGCCGTGCATGAGGTGCGTGTACAGGACATTGCCCCCCTCCCCGACCAAGTTAGGCTTGCTGTGGAGCTGAGGGCTGATGTAGAGGCGCAGGTGCTGAGCCTTGTCGATCTTCTGCCACCCAAAGTATAA
- a CDS encoding SH3 domain-containing protein, protein MQNILSKISAFLIIFLAVLAEPACAQDNNLTLAKADSLFQNQRYSDAFVLYEQLLEQEQHYSPQMLLKMAYIREGLRDYTGAMYYLHLFYTKEPSRSTLKKMEELAQVHRLQGYEYNDLQFFKTQFNKHYMRMLEVMLLAAVITVTIMLFRWRRGYRFSATFKAGFILYLLFILYYINFLNLGDQGIIKNNQVAIMSAPSAGADWVATASQGHKVPITGEQDIWYEIKWKGEKAYIRKSNLLELP, encoded by the coding sequence ATGCAAAACATCTTATCCAAAATATCTGCCTTTCTGATTATTTTTTTGGCTGTTTTGGCGGAACCGGCTTGTGCTCAGGACAATAATTTAACACTGGCTAAAGCAGATTCTTTATTTCAGAATCAACGTTATTCCGATGCTTTTGTTCTGTATGAGCAGTTGCTGGAGCAGGAACAGCACTATTCGCCGCAGATGCTTCTGAAGATGGCCTACATCAGAGAGGGCCTCCGCGACTATACCGGGGCCATGTATTACCTGCACCTGTTCTACACCAAGGAACCGAGCCGTTCTACCCTCAAGAAGATGGAGGAACTGGCGCAGGTCCACCGCCTGCAGGGCTACGAGTACAACGACCTGCAGTTCTTCAAAACGCAGTTTAACAAACATTACATGCGCATGCTGGAGGTCATGCTGCTGGCGGCGGTTATTACGGTTACCATCATGCTGTTCAGGTGGCGCAGGGGCTACAGGTTCAGTGCTACGTTCAAGGCCGGTTTTATACTTTACCTGCTGTTTATACTTTATTACATTAACTTCCTCAACCTCGGCGATCAGGGCATCATTAAAAACAACCAGGTAGCCATTATGTCGGCTCCCTCTGCCGGCGCCGATTGGGTGGCCACTGCCTCACAGGGCCATAAAGTACCTATTACCGGCGAGCAGGACATCTGGTACGAGATCAAATGGAAAGGAGAGAAGGCCTATATCCGCAAAAGTAATTTGCTGGAGCTGCCTTGA
- the rlmD gene encoding 23S rRNA (uracil(1939)-C(5))-methyltransferase RlmD, with product MRNKSKKKQFAILEQVRIEEMVAEGKCLARHDNMVIFVGGVAPGDVVDLRVTRKKKSYMEAEPVHFHALSELRVQPFCEHFGTCGGCKWQHIGYDTQLYFKQKQVKDNLERIGKVPLPEFDPILGSGKTRYYRNKLEYTFSNTSWLTKEQIQSGQDFDRDALGFHIPGRFDKILDIKHCYLQPDPSNAIRLEVKAYAKQHDLPFFDIVKQEGYMRNLIIRTANTGEVMVIVQVYEDRPEEMTALMEHLAATFPEITSLQYVVNAKGNETFHDLEVVCYKGLPYIHEDMEGIKFRVGPKSFYQTNADQAYELYKKTRELANLTGNELVYDLYTGAGTIANFVAKQCREVIGIEYVPSAIEDAKINSQINNITNTTFYAGDMKDILSDELIARHGRPDVVITDPPRAGMHEDVVKKLLQVHPNRIVYVSCNPATQARDVEWLSEKYEVTRVQPVDMFPQTHHVENIVLLTAK from the coding sequence GTGAGAAATAAGAGCAAGAAGAAGCAATTCGCGATACTCGAGCAAGTTCGGATCGAGGAGATGGTAGCGGAGGGCAAGTGCCTGGCGCGCCACGATAACATGGTCATTTTTGTAGGCGGCGTAGCCCCCGGCGACGTGGTAGACCTGCGCGTAACCCGCAAAAAGAAGAGCTATATGGAGGCCGAGCCGGTGCATTTCCATGCGCTGTCGGAGCTGCGCGTACAGCCGTTCTGCGAGCACTTCGGTACCTGCGGCGGCTGTAAGTGGCAGCACATCGGCTACGATACCCAGCTATACTTTAAGCAGAAGCAGGTGAAGGACAACCTGGAGCGCATCGGCAAAGTGCCGCTGCCGGAGTTTGACCCCATACTTGGCTCCGGGAAAACGCGCTACTACCGCAACAAGCTGGAGTATACCTTCTCCAACACCAGCTGGCTCACCAAGGAGCAGATCCAGTCGGGGCAGGATTTCGACCGCGACGCGTTAGGGTTCCACATCCCCGGCCGCTTCGATAAGATCCTCGACATCAAGCACTGCTATCTGCAGCCCGATCCGTCGAACGCCATACGCCTGGAGGTAAAGGCTTATGCAAAGCAGCACGACCTGCCGTTCTTCGACATCGTGAAGCAGGAAGGCTACATGCGAAACCTCATTATCCGCACCGCCAACACGGGTGAGGTGATGGTGATCGTGCAGGTGTACGAAGACAGGCCGGAGGAGATGACGGCGCTGATGGAGCACCTGGCCGCGACTTTTCCGGAGATTACCTCGCTGCAATATGTAGTGAACGCTAAGGGCAACGAAACCTTCCACGACCTGGAGGTGGTGTGCTACAAAGGCCTGCCGTACATCCACGAGGATATGGAAGGCATCAAGTTTCGCGTGGGGCCAAAGTCGTTCTACCAAACCAATGCCGACCAGGCCTATGAGTTGTATAAGAAGACGCGCGAGCTGGCCAACCTGACCGGAAACGAGCTGGTGTACGACCTTTATACCGGGGCCGGTACCATCGCTAACTTTGTGGCAAAGCAGTGCCGTGAGGTGATTGGTATTGAGTATGTGCCGAGCGCGATTGAGGACGCCAAGATCAACTCGCAGATCAACAACATCACCAACACTACTTTTTATGCCGGAGATATGAAAGATATCCTTTCGGATGAGCTGATTGCCCGTCACGGAAGACCGGATGTGGTGATAACTGACCCGCCGCGCGCCGGCATGCACGAGGATGTGGTGAAAAAGCTGCTGCAGGTGCATCCGAACCGCATCGTGTACGTGAGTTGTAACCCGGCTACGCAGGCCCGCGATGTGGAGTGGCTCTCGGAGAAGTATGAGGTAACGCGCGTACAGCCGGTAGACATGTTCCCGCAGACGCACCACGTAGAGAATATTGTATTGTTAACCGCTAAATAG
- a CDS encoding TIGR03885 family FMN-dependent LLM class oxidoreductase: MIRIGYHISHEQFPPSQLLQLAKQAEEAGFQFCISSDHFHPWSENQSESGFAWSWLGAAMAQTSLDYGIVSCPAYRYHPAIIAQAAATLDEMFPGRFWMCPGSGQALNESITGGRWPAKPERNARLKESVDVMRALWRGETVTHDGLVKVEKARLYTRPKEKIRLIGAAITPETAAWAAGWADGLITVLQPVEKLEKVVDAWRSNGGAAKPMSLKVQVSYDETDEAARTGAHEQWRTNVFASDLQAELRTPIQFDQAAEFVKPEEMDGAVNISSDPEKHVQWLEKYVEMGFTDLDLHNVNTKQEQFIRVFGEKVLPHFRGR, translated from the coding sequence ATGATAAGAATAGGCTACCATATATCGCATGAGCAGTTTCCGCCCAGCCAGCTGCTGCAGTTGGCGAAGCAGGCTGAGGAGGCAGGGTTTCAGTTTTGCATTTCCTCGGATCATTTTCACCCGTGGAGCGAGAACCAGAGCGAGTCCGGGTTTGCCTGGTCGTGGTTGGGGGCTGCTATGGCGCAGACTTCGCTGGATTACGGCATCGTGAGTTGCCCCGCCTACAGGTATCATCCCGCTATTATAGCGCAGGCCGCCGCCACTTTGGATGAGATGTTCCCGGGCCGGTTTTGGATGTGCCCCGGCAGCGGACAGGCGCTGAACGAGTCGATAACCGGCGGGCGCTGGCCGGCCAAACCGGAGCGTAACGCAAGGCTAAAGGAGAGTGTGGACGTGATGCGGGCGCTGTGGCGCGGAGAAACCGTTACGCACGATGGTCTGGTGAAGGTAGAGAAGGCCAGGCTTTATACCCGGCCCAAAGAAAAGATCCGCCTCATCGGTGCTGCCATCACGCCCGAAACCGCTGCCTGGGCCGCAGGCTGGGCCGATGGCCTGATCACGGTGTTGCAGCCGGTGGAGAAGCTGGAGAAAGTGGTGGACGCCTGGCGTAGCAACGGCGGGGCAGCTAAACCCATGAGCTTGAAAGTGCAGGTTTCTTATGACGAAACCGACGAGGCCGCCCGAACGGGAGCACACGAGCAGTGGAGAACCAACGTGTTTGCCAGCGACCTGCAGGCTGAGCTACGAACCCCGATACAGTTTGACCAGGCAGCAGAGTTTGTGAAGCCCGAAGAAATGGACGGCGCCGTTAACATTTCCAGCGACCCTGAAAAGCATGTGCAGTGGCTGGAGAAGTATGTGGAGATGGGTTTTACTGACCTGGACCTGCATAACGTGAACACAAAGCAGGAGCAGTTTATCCGGGTATTCGGAGAGAAGGTGCTGCCGCATTTCCGGGGCAGGTAA
- a CDS encoding nitroreductase family protein, whose protein sequence is MSATTEKSIATHTLIESRWSPRAFSNEPVSEEQMEALFEAARWAPSAMNEQPWRFVYATKEDKAAFEKLGALLVEGNSWAKHAGALFVSIAKTSYDYDGSQNKHAWHDVGLATGNLLLQATEMGLHVHLMGGFDAARAKQALGIPEGFEAVAMGAVGYVGDPESLPEPLKAREQAPRQRQPLSKLAFKGEWKQR, encoded by the coding sequence ATGTCCGCTACTACAGAGAAAAGTATCGCCACCCATACTTTAATTGAGAGCCGCTGGAGCCCGCGCGCTTTCAGCAACGAGCCTGTGAGTGAGGAGCAGATGGAGGCGCTGTTTGAGGCAGCCCGATGGGCGCCCTCTGCCATGAACGAGCAGCCGTGGCGCTTTGTCTATGCCACCAAAGAGGATAAGGCAGCATTTGAGAAACTAGGTGCTTTATTGGTGGAAGGCAACAGTTGGGCAAAGCATGCGGGGGCGCTTTTTGTATCCATCGCCAAAACCAGCTATGACTATGACGGCAGCCAGAACAAGCATGCGTGGCACGATGTAGGGCTGGCTACCGGGAACCTGCTGCTGCAGGCCACCGAGATGGGGCTGCACGTGCATCTGATGGGCGGCTTTGATGCCGCCAGGGCAAAGCAGGCGCTGGGCATACCGGAGGGGTTTGAGGCTGTGGCAATGGGCGCGGTTGGTTATGTGGGCGACCCGGAGTCGCTGCCTGAGCCGTTGAAGGCCCGTGAGCAGGCACCGCGCCAGCGCCAGCCGCTGAGCAAACTGGCCTTTAAGGGGGAGTGGAAGCAGAGATAA
- a CDS encoding SDR family oxidoreductase — protein MKNKVVLITGGTSGIGKALAFAFGREGAKVVVSGRKQQNLDQTSQELSAAGIDNLAVNADVSMEEQCQRMVQETVDKYGRLDVLINNAGISMRALFEDLDLAVIRQVMDINFWGTVYSTKYALPYIKQAKGSIVGISSIAGYRGLPARTGYSASKFAMHGFLETLRTELLHSGVHVLLACPGFTASNIRNTALAANGQQQGETPREEEKMMSAEEVAERILKATMQRKRDLVMTTQGKLAVWVNKLFPSLADKLVYNVMAKEKDSPLKR, from the coding sequence ATGAAGAATAAAGTTGTCCTTATAACAGGTGGCACGTCGGGTATTGGCAAGGCGCTGGCCTTCGCTTTTGGCCGCGAGGGTGCGAAAGTAGTCGTTTCGGGCCGCAAGCAGCAGAACCTCGACCAGACCAGCCAGGAACTGAGCGCTGCTGGCATCGACAATCTGGCCGTGAACGCCGATGTAAGTATGGAGGAGCAGTGCCAGCGCATGGTGCAGGAAACGGTGGATAAGTATGGCCGGCTGGACGTACTCATTAACAACGCCGGCATCTCGATGCGCGCTCTCTTCGAGGACCTGGACCTGGCCGTGATCCGCCAGGTGATGGACATTAACTTCTGGGGCACCGTGTACAGCACCAAGTACGCGCTACCGTACATCAAGCAGGCAAAGGGCTCTATCGTGGGCATTTCCTCAATTGCCGGCTACCGCGGCCTGCCTGCCCGTACGGGCTATTCTGCCTCCAAATTCGCCATGCATGGCTTCCTGGAGACCCTGCGCACGGAATTGCTCCACTCAGGAGTGCACGTGCTGCTGGCTTGCCCTGGCTTTACAGCTTCCAACATCCGCAACACCGCTTTGGCCGCCAACGGCCAGCAGCAGGGCGAAACACCACGCGAGGAAGAGAAAATGATGAGTGCCGAGGAGGTTGCCGAAAGGATCCTGAAAGCCACCATGCAGCGCAAACGCGACCTGGTGATGACCACGCAAGGGAAACTGGCCGTGTGGGTAAACAAGCTTTTCCCGAGCCTGGCCGACAAGCTGGTGTATAACGTGATGGCAAAGGAGAAGGACTCGCCGCTGAAGCGATAG